The Rhodoflexus caldus genome has a window encoding:
- a CDS encoding replication-associated recombination protein A: protein MERTVPLAERMRPKSLEEYVGQAHLTGKDGIFSKMIRNKNIPSCILWGPPGSGKTTLALLLAQTLRFPFFTLSAISSGVKEIRDIIDKAKFQPKAILFIDEIHRFNKAQQDALLGAVENGTLTLIGATTENPSFEVNAALLSRCQVFVLKPLSEADLLNLLQRAVARESADKKINIRLAQTDALISLSGGDARKMLNLLEMTVNSADADADEITITDRAVVEVARQRTARYDKSGEQHYDIISAFIKSIRGSDPDAALYWLARMLAGGEDPQFIARRLLILASEDIGNANPNALLLANTCFQAVSAVGMPESDLILSQTTIYLACSPKSNSAYKAIRKAQEAVEKFGDLPVPLHLRNAPTQLMKKLGYGADYLYPHDYPENFTEQQYLPYELKEQVFYQPADNEREQEMAKRQKKRWKNK from the coding sequence ATGGAACGAACCGTGCCGCTGGCAGAAAGAATGCGCCCCAAGAGTCTGGAAGAATACGTCGGACAAGCCCACTTAACGGGCAAAGACGGCATTTTCAGCAAGATGATTCGCAACAAAAACATTCCTTCGTGTATTTTATGGGGACCGCCCGGGTCGGGAAAAACAACGCTGGCGCTGCTGTTGGCGCAAACCCTGCGTTTCCCGTTCTTTACCCTGAGCGCAATCAGTTCAGGTGTTAAAGAAATCAGAGACATTATTGACAAAGCAAAATTTCAGCCAAAAGCGATTTTGTTCATCGACGAAATTCATCGCTTCAACAAAGCACAGCAGGATGCCTTGTTAGGTGCGGTGGAAAACGGCACGCTGACGCTCATCGGTGCTACGACCGAAAACCCGTCGTTTGAGGTCAATGCCGCTTTACTTTCCCGCTGTCAGGTGTTTGTTTTAAAGCCTTTGAGCGAAGCGGATTTGCTCAATTTGCTGCAACGAGCCGTCGCCCGCGAAAGTGCCGATAAAAAAATCAACATCAGGCTTGCCCAGACCGATGCGCTGATTTCGCTAAGCGGCGGCGATGCCCGCAAAATGCTAAACCTGTTGGAAATGACCGTCAATAGCGCCGATGCCGATGCGGACGAAATTACGATTACCGACCGTGCCGTTGTGGAAGTTGCCCGACAGCGCACCGCCCGCTACGACAAAAGCGGCGAACAGCACTACGATATTATTTCGGCTTTCATCAAATCCATACGCGGCAGCGACCCCGACGCGGCGCTTTATTGGCTTGCCCGTATGCTTGCCGGCGGCGAAGACCCGCAGTTTATCGCCCGCCGTTTGCTCATTTTGGCTTCGGAAGACATCGGCAATGCCAACCCCAATGCGCTGTTGCTTGCCAACACCTGCTTTCAGGCAGTTTCTGCCGTAGGGATGCCCGAATCGGACTTGATTCTGTCGCAAACAACCATTTATCTGGCATGTTCGCCGAAGAGCAACAGCGCCTATAAAGCCATCCGCAAAGCACAGGAAGCCGTTGAAAAATTCGGCGATTTGCCCGTGCCGCTGCATTTGCGCAATGCTCCTACGCAATTGATGAAAAAATTGGGCTACGGCGCAGACTACCTCTATCCGCACGACTACCCCGAAAACTTCACCGAACAGCAATACCTGCCCTATGAGTTAAAAGAGCAGGTATTCTATCAGCCCGCCGACAACGAACGCGAGCAGGAAATGGCAAAACGCCAGAAAAAGCGTTGGAAAAATAAATGA